The genomic stretch AGCCAACGTCCCCAACCTGTTTGCCCGTAACGAACGCGTCATCTGCGTATTTGATACTGAATTTGGCCCGATGGTGCAGATTCTGGTCGGCGCGACCATCGTTGGCAGCATCGAAACCGTGTGGGCAGGCTGCGTCACGCCGCCACGCGAAGGCATCATCAAACGCTGGACATACCCGGCCGCTGGCGAAGAAGGCGCGATTGCGCTGGAAAAAGGCCAGGAAATGGGACGTTTCAAACTGGGCTCAACCGTGATCAATCTGTTTGCTGCAAACCAGATCCGCTTCATGCCACAACTGAGCAACGGCACCGTCACTCGCATGGGCGAACCGTTTGCTGAAGCACTGCGCAGACCGGCAACTGCAACGACGGAACCTGTTGCAGCGGAACCTGCGGTGCCAGAAGCACCTGTAACCCCGGAAGCACCTGTCATCAAAGAAACGCCGGCGGGTGTGGCCACAGCTGAACCACAAGCACCCAAAGACTACTGAGTACGCGTTAAACCACTGAAAAGGAATTGAATAAGTGCGCCTGATCCCCGCCCTGCTGATGAGTTTATTGCTGGCCCTGCCTCTGGCGGCGACAGCAACCCCGACCGAAGATCAGCTTAAGCAAGAGCTGAAACAGGCGGAAGCCAATAAAGAAATGGCCAATCAGACGCAGGTGGTTGAGGCGCTGCAGAGTGCGCTCAACTGGCTGAATGAGTTGAATGTGTCGGCCGGGCGCACCACGCAATACCAGGCGGTCATTGATGATTTTCCAAAACTGACGCAAGCATTGCGGCTCGAGCTGCAAAACCAGCCCGATAAGCCGCCAGCCGTTGATGACACTATTCCTGCCGCTCAGCTTGAGCAGCAAATTTTGCAGGTCAGCAGCCAGCAACTGGAAGAAACCCGCCAGCTGCGTCAGGAACAGGACCGCTTCCGCGATATCAGCGACTCAGTCAGCCAGATCCCACAACAGCAAACCGAAGCCCGGAATGCGCTCAGCGATATTGAGCAGCGCATGCAGGCGGCCATGGCAGCAGCGGCATCTTCACCGCTGGCACAGGCGCAACTCAGCGCACTTCAGGCCGAATCAGCGGCACGCAAAGCCAAGGTTGATGAACTGGAGCTGGCGCAGCTTTCTGCCAACAACCGGCAGGAACTTTCACGACTTCGCGCCGATCTCTACAAAAAACGCGCCGATTTTCTCGATCAGCAGTTGCAGGCTTTACGCAATATGCTCAACAACCAGCGCCAGCGCGAAGCGGAACAGGCACTGGAAAAAACCGAGCTGTTAGCTGAACAAAGCGGTGAGCTTCCGCATTCCATCAGCCAGCAGTTGCAGTCGAACCGCGAGCTGTCGCTGGCGCTGAATCAGCAGGCGCAGCGCATGGATCTGATTTCCTCGCAGCAGCGTCAGGCGGCCGCGCAGACACAGCAGGTTCGTCAGGCGATTAACACTATCCGCGAGCAGGCGCAGTGGCTGGGTGCATCAAATCTGCTGGGCGAAACACTCAGGGCGCAGGTTTCCCGCCTGCCGGACATGCCTAAACCGCAACAGCTTGACCGTGATATGGCGCAGTTGCGCGTCCAGCGCCTGCATTATGAAGATTTACTGGATAAGCAGGCGATCTACCGTCAGGGACGTCAGGACGATGGCAAACCGCTGACGGCAGCGCAGCAAAAAATCCTGGATGCCCAGCTGCGGACTCAGCGTGATTTACTCAATTCGCTGCTCTCCGGCTGCGATACGCAAATTCTTGAACTGACCAAACTGAAAGTCGCCAACAGCCAGCTGGTGGAAGCGCTGAATGACGTGCATGACGCCGCGCACCGCTATCTGTTCTGGGTCGCCGATGTGAGCCCGATTGGTTTTTCCTATCCGATGCAGGTTGCCCATGATCTGAAACGACTGGTTTCACTTGATTCCCTGAGCCAGTTGGGCGGCGCATCCATGATGATGGTCACCAGCAAAGAAACGTTGCTGCCGCTGTTTGGCGCGCTGATTCTGGTGATTATCAGCATCAGTTCCCGCAAGCACTATTACGCATTTCTGGCGCGTGCCAGCAGCAAAGTTGGCAAAGTCACACAAGACCACTTTTCACTGACGATGCGCACGGTGTTCTGGTCAATTCTGGTGGCTATGCCGTTGCCGGTACTGTGGGCGGCGTTAGGCTTCGGGTTACAAAGTGCCTGGCCTTATCCGATAGCCGTCGCCATTGGCGATGGCGTAACCGCGACGTTGCCGATCCTCTGGGCGTTTATGGTCAGCGCCGCGCTGGCGAATCCTCAGGGGCTGTTTGTAGCGCACTTTGGCTGGCCGCAGCGCGCCGTCTCACGGGCGTTGCGTTACTACGCCCTGTCCATCTGGGTGATGGTGCCGCTGATTATGGCGCTGATTACCTTCGATAATCTGAATGACCGCGAATTCTCCAATACGCTTGGCCGCCTGTGTTTCGTCATTCTCTGTCTGGTGGTCGCGCTGGTCACACACAGCCTCAAACGCGCGGGCATTCCGCTTTACCACGATAAACACGGCAACAGCGAAAACGTCCTCAATAATACGCTGTGGTGGATGATGCTGGGCGCACCACTCGTGGCTGCGCTGGCCTCGCTGATGGGCTTCCTCGCGACGTCACAGGCGCTGCTGGCGCGTCTGGAAACCTCGGTCGCCATCTGGTTTGTTCTGCTGGTGATTTACCACATTATCCGCCGCTGGATGCTCATTCAGCGTCGTCGCATCGCTTTTGAGCGCGCAAAACAGCGCCGTGCTGAAATGCTGAACCAGCGCGCTCGCGGTGAAGAAGAGGGGCATCACGCCAACAGCAGTAATGAAGGCACGGTGGAAATCGAAGAACCGGTGGTCGATCTGGATGCGATCTCCGCGCAGTCATTGCGGCTGGTGCGATCCCTGCTGACGTTGATCGCGCTGATCTCGGTGATCTTCCTGTGGTCGGAAATCCACTCCGCGTTTTCTTTCCTGGAAAATATTCATCTGTGGCAGGTTTCCTCGACCGTTCAGGGCGTGGAAAGCATGCAGCCGATCACGCTCGGATCCGTGTTGATCGCCATTCTGGTGCTGATTATTACCACGCAGCTGGTGCGTAATTTACCCGCCCTGCTGGAACTGGCGCTGCTGCAACATCTGGACCTGACGCCGGGCACCGGTTACGCGGTACTGACCATCACCAAATACGTTTTGCTGCTGATTGGCGGGCTGGTGGGCTTTTCGCTTATCGGGATCGAATGGGCAAAACTGCAATGGCTGGTCGCCGCATTGGGTGTCGGGCTGGGCTTTGGTTTGCAGGAAATTTTCGCTAACTTCATTTCCGGCCTGATCATTCTGTTCGAAAAGCCGATCCGTATCGGCGATACCGTCACCATCCGCAACCTGACCGGCAGCATCACGAAAATCAATACGCGCGCCACGACGATTGCCGACTGGGACCGCAAAGAAATTATCGTGCCGAACAAAGCCTTTATCACCGAGCAGTTCATCAACTGGTCGCTTTCCGATTCGGTCACGCGTGTCGTGCTGACCGTTCCGGCACCATCGGAAGCCAACAGTGAAGAAGTGACGCAAATCCTGCTTAACGCCGCGCACCGCTGTTCGCTGGTGCTGGATATGCCTGCGCCGGAAGCGTATCTGGTGGATTTACAACAGGGGATTCAGATCTTCGAACTGCGTATGCATGCCGCTGAAATGGCGCACCGTATGCCACTTCGTCACGAAATCCACCAGCTGATTCTGGCCGGGTTCCGCGAGCACGGCATTACGCTGCCGTTCCCTCCGTTCCAGGTCCGTATGGAAACGCTGCACCGGGCGCAGAATGGCAATAATGCGACGTTTACCAGCAGCAGCGGCAGTGGACGCAGCGGTAACAGCTCGCGTTCGCCGGGCGATTTGTAATAGCTGATTTGTAACAGCAGCTTTTTCAATAAATAAAAGAAACGGGGCAGATTTTCTCTGCCCCGGATCGGTACTCATTGACTGTTAATCCCTTCGGCGGGAGGAAGAGAGAGAAAATCCTGACCCGGCGGGTCAGGACTCAGGCGCGTGTGACCGGGAAGGCCAGCACCTGACTCAGGCTGGTTGCGCCCAGCGCAATCATAACCAGACGATCAACGCCCAGCGCCACACCGGAGCACTCCGGCATACCGTGTTCTAAAGCATCCAGCAGATTGTTATCAATCGGATGCTGAGGCAACCCGCGCGCGGCACGTTTACGGTTATCCTGCTCGAAACGCTGACGCTGTTCGCGACCATCGGTCAATTCGCGGAAACCGTTCGCCAGTTCGATGCCCTTGTAATACACCTCAAAACGCTCAGCGACGCGGTGATCTTCGGTGCTGATTTCCGCCAGAGATGCCTGCGTGGCAGGAAAGTGATACACGAACGTCGGCTTGTCGCGGCCGATATGCGGCTCAACGCCCATCGTAAACAGCAACTGTAATAAGGTGTCGCGATCTTCTTCGGTATCGGCAATATTCGATAAATCCAGCTTCGCGGCAACTTCACGCAATTCCGCTTTGTCAGCAGATAACGGATCTACGCCCAGATGGCGCGTGAACGCCTGCTGATAGGACAGGGTTTCTGCCGTATCGCAATCGAGCACCTGTTGCAGCAGATCGTCCACTTCATTCATCAGGCGGTACATGTCATAACGCGGACGATACCATTCCAGCATGGTGAATTCAGGGTTGTGATGAATACCGGCTTCTTCATTACGGAAGCTGCGACCCATCTGGTAAATCGGCCCGCTGCCCGCCGCCAGCAGACGTTTCATGTGATATTCCGGGCTAGTCATCAGATACAACGTCATGCCGTCAGCCGCACCCGGCCCGACAAAACGCGTTTCAAAAGGCACCAGATGGATGTCGGTCACCGTGGCCTGGCTCATGGCCGGCGTTTCGACTTCCAGCACGCCGCGATCGGCAAAGAAACGTCGGATTTCAGCGAGAATAGCCGCACGCTTCAACAAATTGGCGACAGGAGCACTGGGTTGCCAGCTTGCCGTTTCGCTCATGGTGATTTACTCCGAATTCAGAAAAGTCATGCAGTCTACCTGCAACCCTCAGGGCAAACAAATATCTCATTTTGCGAAGCAAAATACAGAGAAAGCCTAAACCTGCATTCACATCAAATTACCACTACTCCTCATTGGGTATAATAAATCCCTTACAAATAATAAGAATATTAACCTCTGGGACAGCGCCTGACTGTCATCAGCGGTGGTTAAGCCTCAGATTTAAAAACCTTTTTCGCGGGTGTTTCAAACCCGATCTCATTGATGATAGTGGAGGAATGCAGTGCAAACCTTTAACGCCGACATTGCAATTATAGGTGCAGGTGGGGCGGGTTTACGCGCAGCAATAGCCGCAGCGGAAGCCAATCCCAACCTGAATATCGCGTTGATTTCGAAAGTGTACCCTATGCGTAGTCACACGGTGGCCGCCGAAGGCGGATCTGCCGCAGTGACGCAAGATCACGACAGCTTTGATTTTCACTTCCAGGATACCGTTTCCGGAGGCGACTGGCTGTGTGAGCAGGACGTAGTGGACCATTTCGTTCATCAATGCCCGACTGAAATGGCGCAACTTGAACTCTGGGGCTGTCCGTGGAGCCGTAAAGAGGATGGTTCAGTCAACGTCCGTCGTTTTGGCGGGATGAAGATCGAACGCACCTGGTTTGCCGCGGATAAAACCGGCTTTCACATGCTGCACACCCTGTTCCAGACCTCACTGAAATACCCGCAAATCAAACGATTCGACGAGCATTTCGTTCTCGATATTCTGGTCGATGACGGCCAGGTTCGCGGCGTGGTCGCCATCAATATGATGGAAGGCACGCGCGTGCAAATCCGCGCGAATGCTGTGGTCATGGCGACCGGCGGCGCGGGCCGCGTTTACCGCTACAACACCAACGGCGGGATTGTTACCGGTGATGGCATGGGCATGGCGTTCCGTCATGGCATTCCGCTGCGTGATATGGAGTTCGTGCAATATCACCCGACTGGCCTGCCCGGCTCCGGCATTCTGATGACAGAAGGCTGCCGTGGTGAAGGCGGTATTCTCGTGAATAAAGACGGTTACCGTTATTTGCAGGATTACGGCATGGGACCGGAAACCCCGCTCGGCGAACCGAAAAACAAATACATGGAACTCGGCCCGCGCGACAAAGTGTCGCAGGCGTTCTGGCACGAATGGCGCGCCGGACGCACCATTTCCACCCCGCGTGGTGATGTGGTGTATCTGGATTTACGTCACCTCGGCGAGAAAAAGCTGCGTGAGCGCTTGCCGTTTATCTGTGAACTGGCCAAAGCTTACGTCGGCGTCGATCCGATTACCGATCCGATCCCCGTGCGCCCTACCGCGCACTACACCATGGGCGGTATCGAAACAGATGCGCAGTGCGAAACCCGCATCAAAGGTCTGTTTGCCGTCGGTGAATGTTCATCGGTTGGCCTTCACGGCGCAAACCGTCTGGGCTCCAACTCGCTGGCAGAACTGGTGGTGTTTGGCCGCATGGCCGGTGAAAAAGCGGCAGAACGCGCCGCCGAATCCAAAGACTACGGCAATACCGAAGCCCTCGACGCGCAGGTTCGTGATATCGAAAACCGCGTTGACGCGCTGATGAAGCAGGAAGGCGATGAAAGCTGGGCGGCCATCCGCGACGAAATGGGTCTGGCGATGGAAGAAGGCTGCGGGATTTACCGTACCACCGAGCTGATGCAGAAAACCATCGACAAGCTGACCGAGCTGAAAGAGCGCTTCAAACGCGTCAAAATCAAAGATACCTCCAGCGTTTTCAATACCGATTTGCTCTACACCATCGAGCTGGGGCACGGGCTGGAAGTGGCCGAATGTATGGCGCACTCAGCGATCAATCGCCGGGAATCTCGTGGCGCGCACCAGCGTCTGGATGAAGGCTGTACCGAACGCGATGACGTCAATTTCCTCAAACATACGCTGGCCTTTTATCAGCCAGATTCCGCGCCACGTCTTGAATACGGCGATGTGAAAATCACCACATTGCCACCGGCAAAACGTATGTATGGCGGGGAAGCTGAGAATCACGATAAAAAAGATAAGGAGCAATCACGTGGCTAAAATGCGAAGCCTGAAGGTTGAAATCATGCGCTATAACCCGGAGACGGACAACGCGCCGCATCCGGTGGTGTATGACGTGCCTTTTGACGAAACAACGTCGCTGCTCGACGCGCTGGGTTATATCAAAGACTATCTTGCCGCCGATCTTTCCTACCGCTGGTCTTGCCGTATGGCCATTTGTGGTTCCTGCGGCATGATGGTTAACCGAGTGCCAAAGCTGGCCTGCAAAACGTTCCTGCGTGAATATCCGGAAGGAATGCAGATCGAAGCGCTGGCTAACTTCCCGGTCGAGCGCGATTTAGTGGTCGATATGACTCACTTTATCGAAAGCCTCGAATCCATTAAGCCGTACATCATTGGTAATACGCGAACCGTTGCGGAAGGTCCGGGGAAACAAACGCCTGCACAAATGGAGAAATATCATCAGTTCTCCGGTTGCATCAACTGCGGTTTGTGTTATGCGGCCTGCCCGCAATTCGGCCTTAACCCGGAATTCATCGGCCCGGCCGCCATTACGCTGGCGCACCGCTACAACCTGGATAACCGGGATCACGGCAAAGCCCAGCGTATGCAGCAGCTCAACGGCCAGAACGGTGTCTGGAGCTGTACGTTTGTCGGTTACTGTTCTGAAGTCTGTCCGAAACACGTCGACCCGGCGGCTGCCATTCAGCAGGGCAAAGTCGAAAGTTCGAAAGACTTCATGATAGCGAGGCTGAGACCGCAATGAGGGAGGAAAATATGACGACTCGAACTCAGACCCAGGGCAGTAAACGTAAGCCTTACGTGCGCAAAATGCCCGCCAGCTGGTGGCAGCATTCACCTTTCTATCGTTTCTATATGCTGCGTGAAGGCACGTCCGTTCCGGCAGTCTGGTTCAGCATCTTGCTGCTGGCCGGTATTTTCGCCTTACGCAACGGACCGGAAAGCTGGGCGGGATTTGTGCATTTCCTGCAAAACCCGGTGGTGATGCTGATCAACCTGATTGCTTTGCTGGCCGCATTGCTTCACACCAAAACCTGGTTTGAGCTGGCACCCAAAGCTTCTATCGTGATTCTGAAAGGCAAGAAGATGGGGCCGGAACCGGTGATTACCGGTTTCTGGTGCGTAACTGCCGTTGTGACGCTGGTGATCCTCGCCATCGCGCTGTTTCTTTAAGGGGGCGATATGAAAAATACTCTTCCTAAACGTTCAGACGAACCGGTGTTCTGGGGGCTGTTTGGCGCGGGCGGTATGTGGAGTGCGATTTTTGCACCGGTGATGATCCTGCTGGTGTGCTTCCTGCTGCCGCTGGGGTTTTTCCCCGGAGATGCACTGAGCTATCCGCGCGTACTGGCGTTCGCACAAAGCTGGATTGGCCGCCTGTTCCTGCTGCTGATGATCGTCCTGCCGTTGTGGTGCGGTCTGCACAGGATCCACCACGCTATGCATGACCTGAAGATCCACGTTCCTGCCGGGAAATGGGTGTTCTACGGTCTGGCAATGATCTTGAGCGTCGTTACGCTTATCGTGTTGATCCGCCTCTGATCTGAGAAGATCTCCTTTCAGCGGTCATTCCCGTGGCCGCTGATTCTCCTACCGCATTTCCCTTTTCCTCAATTCTTACCTACACTTAGGCGATTACCTAAGGAAGGAATATTTATGCGTATCTGGTCAAAACTCTGTGTCATTGCCACGGCACTTTTATCGGTTGCTTGCAGCGTGACACCGCCTAAAGATGTCAAAGTCGTCAGCAATTTCGAGCTTAGTCGCTATCTGGGAACCTGGTATGAAGTGGCGAGGCTGGATCACAGCTTTGAAAGCGGTCTGGAACGCGTGACGGCCAATTACAGCCTGCGCGAAGATGGCGGCGTGAAAGTCATTAACCGCGGCTTTAATCCTGAGAAAAACAAATGGCAGGAAAGTGAAGGCAAAGGGTATTTTACCGGTTCACCGTCGCGGGCAGCGCTTAAAGTTTCGTTCTTTGGCCCGTTCTACGGCGGCTATAACGTCATCGAACTGGATAAAGATTACCGCTATGCGCTGGTTTGCGGACCGGATAAAAGCTATCTGTGGATCCTCTCGCGAACCCCGACGCTCGATGACAGCGTCAAACAGCAACTGCTGAAAACCGCGCAAGGCTACGGCTTTGATACCAGCAAGCTGGTATGGGTCAAACAGCCGTAAGTTTTCGCCCCCCAGAAACAACACTGCCTGCATCAATGTGCAGGCAGACTTCAGCTTACTTCATCTCACTCGCCCGTTACTGAGCGCTTTTCTGAATTGCCTGGCCGCCGGCAGAGACGTCTTCACCCACACCACGCGTAGTATTGCAGGCGGTTAACGCAGAAGACAGGACAAGAACAGACAGGATTGCGAGGATACTTTTCTTCAGCATATAAACTTCCTTCCTATAAGAGAATGTAAAGTACGACACACTAAGTGTAGCTAATTTTACGGATGTGACGGGAAACAGGAAGGATTTTAGGAAAGTGGGTAAAACGAGGCTGAAGGGATCAGCCTGCTTTGGAAATCGCGCCACCCAGATGCTGGATGTCTTCACCGAAACCGTGAACCGTGTTGCAACCGGATAACGAAGCCAGCAACATCACTGAAACCACGATAAACATCATCTTCTTCAACATGGTAAACACAATCCCATTCAACAGGTTGAGCCGGAAAGCTGCGACAGGCATTACCCTGTGGCAGCTTTCATCCAGCGTAATAAGTAACTTATTTAACGCGGGAAACGTATTCGCCAGAGCGGGTGTCACAACGGACAATTTCGCCAATCTGCACGAATAAAGGCACTTTAACCACAGCGCCGGTGCTCAGCGTTGCTGGTTTGCCGCCGGTACCTGCAGTGTCACCTTTCAGGCCTGGGTCGGTTTCAATAACTTCTGCTTCGATGAAGTTCGGTGGCTGGACAGCGATAGGACGACCGTCCCACAGAGTCACGATACATTCAGCGTTATCTTGCAGCCATTTAGAGGCTTCAGACACAGTCTTAGCTTCAACACCGTGCTGCTCGAAAGTCTCAGGGTGCATGAAGTGGTAGAACTCACCGTCGTTGTACAGGTAAGTCATGTTGGTATCTACAACGTCTGCGCCTTCGCAGGAGTCAGTAGATTTGAAGGTTTTTTCTACACGGGAGCCGGTCAGTAGACGGCGCATTTTCACACGTGCAAAAGCCTGGCCTTTGCCTGGTTTTACGAACACGCTGTCTTCGATTGCGAAAGGCTCGCCCTCGAACATGATTTTAAGACCCGGACGGAAATCGTTGCTAGAATAAGTCGCCATGATGGCCCTCTAATTTTAAACTGGTATTAGCCAAAAAATGGCAAACATTGTAACCCTAAACACGCCATTTAGAGAAGATTGGTTGTATCAACTCGGCGATGTTATCACTGACCCGAATGAACTGCTTACTCTTCTGGCACTTAACGACAATGCAGATCTGCAAAGTGGCCATGAGGCCCGTCGTTTGTTCCCGCTTCGTGTGCCCCGTGCCTTTGTAACACGTATGCAGCGCGGCGATCCGCGGGATCCTTTGTTGCTCCAGGTATTGACCGCACGCGAAGAATTTATCGCGGCGCCGGGCTTTACCACCGACCCGCTTGATGAACAACGCAGCGTTGTTCCGGGTCTGTTGCACAAGTATAACAATCGTGCCCTGCTGCTGGTGAAAGGCGGCTGTGCAGTGAATTGCCGTTACTGCTTCCGCCGCCATTTTCCGTATCAGGACAACCAGGGAAATAAGGCCAATTGGGTTCAGGCGCTGGATTATATCCGTACACGCCCCGAACTCGATGAAATTATTTTCTCCGGCGGTGATCCGCTGATGGCGAAAGATCATGAACTCGACTGGTTGATCGCTGAACTGGAAGGGATCGCACACATTAAACGTCTGCGCATTCATACCCGTTTACCGGTAGTGATCCCCGCGCGTATCACGGATACGCTCTGCCAGCGCCTTGAACAGTCTCGTTTGCAGGTGCTTATGGTGACGCACATCAATCACGCCAATGAAATCGATGACGCTTTGCGCGAAAGCATGAACAAACTGAAACGTCATGGCGTCACGCTGCTCAACCAGAGCGTGCTGTTGCGTGATGTGAATGATTCTGCCGATGTGCTGGCCGCGCTCAGTAATGCGCTGTTTGATGCGGGAATTTTACCTTACTACATCCATGTACTGGATAAAGTTCAGGGCGCGGCGCATTTCATGGTGAGCGACGATGAAGCGCGCGTCATCATGAAAGGACTGATGAGCAAAGTCTCCGGCTACATGGTGCCGAAACTGACCCGCGAAATTGGCGGCGAGCCAAGTAAAACTATTTTGGATTTGCGGCTCAAGCAATCGTAATCGTAAATTTTGAAATGCAAAAAGGGATGCCAGCGGGCATCCCTTTGTTTTTTCTATTCAAGTTCACGCAGCTAAAGCGTGAACATCCCGACTATGGGCACTTATAAACCTGGCCGACCATTTTGCTGTCAACCGGTGCAAAGCTGGACAGGAAATTTTGAGACGGGCTGTTGGCACCATAAATGGTATTGCCACCCATCGCTGCTGCCTTGTTGCGCAGGTCATTTGCCGCACCACGCATTGAGCTGCCGTCGCCGCCGGTACCGGAGAGCCAGTTGCTTTGGGCACCAGTGACTTCACCGAGGAGCTGACAATTTGCGCCTGGTTTGTCGTCCGTGAATTTCACCTGCTGGCCCGCTGCATCCAGTTGATGAGTGGTACTGCACCCGGCAAGCAGCGCGATAGCTGACAGGCCCAGTAACATTTTAATCCGCATCACTTTCCCCATTTGTTTTTGTAATCACATAAAGCCTATCAGAAAACACCTGGCTCTCTTAGGCATCCGTTGCCACGTATACCCAAGGTTCCGCGCTATCGGTATAAATCCGAAAACCACGCAGAAATGAGTCTACACGGTAAACCCGGAAGACATTGAGACTTATCTTACTGAACACGATAAAAAAGGGTCAAATAAAAAAACCCGGTCTTTTCAGACCGGGTTTCTTCAGTACGTTAACTCAGACGACAAAATTGCCGCTGATTTGCCGTACCTGCGGATGAACGCAGGGGGATGATGATTACATCATGCCGCCCATACCGCCCATGCCACCCATACCGCCAGCACCGCCCATATCGCCTTTATCATCTTTAGGCAGGTCGGTGATCATGCACTCAGTGGTGATCATCAGGCCAGCGACAGAAGATGCGTACTGCAGAGCAGAACGGGTTACTTTCGTTGGATCCAGGATACCCATTGCGATCATGTCGCCGTATTCTTCAGTGTAAGCGTTGTAGCCGAAGCTGCCTTCGCCCGCTTTCACTTTGTTTGCGATAACAGAAGCTTCTTCGCCTGCGTTCACAACGATCTGACGCAGTGGAGATTCCATTGCGCGCAGAGCAACGCGGATACCCACGTTCTGATCTTCGTTGTCGCCTTTCAGGCCAGCCAGGGTGTGAGCAACGCGGATCAGCGCAACACCACCACCGGCAACCACGCCTTCTTCAACCGCAGCACGGGTTGCGTGCAGGGCATCTTCAACGCGGGCTTTCTTCTCTTTCATTTCAACTTCAGTTGCTGCGCCAACTTTCAGAACAGCGACGCCGCCTGCCAGTTTAGCCACACGCTCTTGCAGTTTTTCGCGGTCGTAATCAGAGGTCGCTTCTTCGATCTGCTGACGGATCTGAGATACGCGGCCCTGAATTGTTGCTTCTTCGCCAACGCCATCGATGATGATGGTGGTGTCTTTGTTGATCACAACACGTTTAGCCTGACCCATATCTTCCAGAGTCGCTTTTTCCAGCTCCAGACCGATCTCTTCAGAGATTACAGTACCGCCAGTCAGGGTTGCGATGTCCTGCAACATCGCTTTACGACGGTCGCCGAAGCCAGGTGCTTTAACTGCAGCCACTTTCACGATGCCACGCATGGTGTTCACAACCAGAGTCGCCAGGGCTTCGCCTTCAACGTCTTCAGCAATGATCAGCAGTGGTTTACCGGCTTTCGCAACGGCTTCCAGTACTGGCAGCATTTCACGGATGTTAGAAATCTTTTTGTCAGC from Rahnella sikkimica encodes the following:
- the mscM gene encoding miniconductance mechanosensitive channel MscM; amino-acid sequence: MRLIPALLMSLLLALPLAATATPTEDQLKQELKQAEANKEMANQTQVVEALQSALNWLNELNVSAGRTTQYQAVIDDFPKLTQALRLELQNQPDKPPAVDDTIPAAQLEQQILQVSSQQLEETRQLRQEQDRFRDISDSVSQIPQQQTEARNALSDIEQRMQAAMAAAASSPLAQAQLSALQAESAARKAKVDELELAQLSANNRQELSRLRADLYKKRADFLDQQLQALRNMLNNQRQREAEQALEKTELLAEQSGELPHSISQQLQSNRELSLALNQQAQRMDLISSQQRQAAAQTQQVRQAINTIREQAQWLGASNLLGETLRAQVSRLPDMPKPQQLDRDMAQLRVQRLHYEDLLDKQAIYRQGRQDDGKPLTAAQQKILDAQLRTQRDLLNSLLSGCDTQILELTKLKVANSQLVEALNDVHDAAHRYLFWVADVSPIGFSYPMQVAHDLKRLVSLDSLSQLGGASMMMVTSKETLLPLFGALILVIISISSRKHYYAFLARASSKVGKVTQDHFSLTMRTVFWSILVAMPLPVLWAALGFGLQSAWPYPIAVAIGDGVTATLPILWAFMVSAALANPQGLFVAHFGWPQRAVSRALRYYALSIWVMVPLIMALITFDNLNDREFSNTLGRLCFVILCLVVALVTHSLKRAGIPLYHDKHGNSENVLNNTLWWMMLGAPLVAALASLMGFLATSQALLARLETSVAIWFVLLVIYHIIRRWMLIQRRRIAFERAKQRRAEMLNQRARGEEEGHHANSSNEGTVEIEEPVVDLDAISAQSLRLVRSLLTLIALISVIFLWSEIHSAFSFLENIHLWQVSSTVQGVESMQPITLGSVLIAILVLIITTQLVRNLPALLELALLQHLDLTPGTGYAVLTITKYVLLLIGGLVGFSLIGIEWAKLQWLVAALGVGLGFGLQEIFANFISGLIILFEKPIRIGDTVTIRNLTGSITKINTRATTIADWDRKEIIVPNKAFITEQFINWSLSDSVTRVVLTVPAPSEANSEEVTQILLNAAHRCSLVLDMPAPEAYLVDLQQGIQIFELRMHAAEMAHRMPLRHEIHQLILAGFREHGITLPFPPFQVRMETLHRAQNGNNATFTSSSGSGRSGNSSRSPGDL
- the frdC gene encoding fumarate reductase subunit FrdC; its protein translation is MTTRTQTQGSKRKPYVRKMPASWWQHSPFYRFYMLREGTSVPAVWFSILLLAGIFALRNGPESWAGFVHFLQNPVVMLINLIALLAALLHTKTWFELAPKASIVILKGKKMGPEPVITGFWCVTAVVTLVILAIALFL
- the frdA gene encoding fumarate reductase (quinol) flavoprotein subunit, with translation MQTFNADIAIIGAGGAGLRAAIAAAEANPNLNIALISKVYPMRSHTVAAEGGSAAVTQDHDSFDFHFQDTVSGGDWLCEQDVVDHFVHQCPTEMAQLELWGCPWSRKEDGSVNVRRFGGMKIERTWFAADKTGFHMLHTLFQTSLKYPQIKRFDEHFVLDILVDDGQVRGVVAINMMEGTRVQIRANAVVMATGGAGRVYRYNTNGGIVTGDGMGMAFRHGIPLRDMEFVQYHPTGLPGSGILMTEGCRGEGGILVNKDGYRYLQDYGMGPETPLGEPKNKYMELGPRDKVSQAFWHEWRAGRTISTPRGDVVYLDLRHLGEKKLRERLPFICELAKAYVGVDPITDPIPVRPTAHYTMGGIETDAQCETRIKGLFAVGECSSVGLHGANRLGSNSLAELVVFGRMAGEKAAERAAESKDYGNTEALDAQVRDIENRVDALMKQEGDESWAAIRDEMGLAMEEGCGIYRTTELMQKTIDKLTELKERFKRVKIKDTSSVFNTDLLYTIELGHGLEVAECMAHSAINRRESRGAHQRLDEGCTERDDVNFLKHTLAFYQPDSAPRLEYGDVKITTLPPAKRMYGGEAENHDKKDKEQSRG
- a CDS encoding succinate dehydrogenase/fumarate reductase iron-sulfur subunit — protein: MAKMRSLKVEIMRYNPETDNAPHPVVYDVPFDETTSLLDALGYIKDYLAADLSYRWSCRMAICGSCGMMVNRVPKLACKTFLREYPEGMQIEALANFPVERDLVVDMTHFIESLESIKPYIIGNTRTVAEGPGKQTPAQMEKYHQFSGCINCGLCYAACPQFGLNPEFIGPAAITLAHRYNLDNRDHGKAQRMQQLNGQNGVWSCTFVGYCSEVCPKHVDPAAAIQQGKVESSKDFMIARLRPQ
- the epmA gene encoding elongation factor P--(R)-beta-lysine ligase, encoding MSETASWQPSAPVANLLKRAAILAEIRRFFADRGVLEVETPAMSQATVTDIHLVPFETRFVGPGAADGMTLYLMTSPEYHMKRLLAAGSGPIYQMGRSFRNEEAGIHHNPEFTMLEWYRPRYDMYRLMNEVDDLLQQVLDCDTAETLSYQQAFTRHLGVDPLSADKAELREVAAKLDLSNIADTEEDRDTLLQLLFTMGVEPHIGRDKPTFVYHFPATQASLAEISTEDHRVAERFEVYYKGIELANGFRELTDGREQRQRFEQDNRKRAARGLPQHPIDNNLLDALEHGMPECSGVALGVDRLVMIALGATSLSQVLAFPVTRA